A region from the Brassica napus cultivar Da-Ae chromosome C8, Da-Ae, whole genome shotgun sequence genome encodes:
- the LOC125591917 gene encoding uncharacterized protein LOC125591917, whose amino-acid sequence MSVELLVQQPGRHHLPILHPLPEGDTTWFNKSHNGISKSINEMMYSMLKTGYKTYSKQEINWASGDSTVVRKAFHKKAMEIYINQIYEWKQLWHKGKKPKFINSKVWQDLEVHWSKQETEEQSAKNSQNRLSDRGGLGVYVHNLDACSMSSKEDQLVAANDGNPADYLDV is encoded by the exons ATGAGTGTTgaactattggttcaacaacccgGTCGACATCATCTTCCCATACTCCATCCCTTACCCgaaggagacactacatg GTTCAACAAGTCGCACAATGGCATTAGCAAGAGCATTAACGAGATGATGTATTCCATGCTGAAGACTGGCTATAAGACCTATAGCAAA cAAGAAATTAATTGGGCATCTGGGGATTCGACAGTCGTCCGTAAGGCGTTCCACAAAAAGGCCATGGAGATTTACATAAATCAGATTTATGAGTGGAAACAGCTATGGCATAAGGGCAAGAAACCGAAATTTATCAACTCGAAGGTTTGGCAAGACTTAGAGGTGCATTGGTCGAAGCAGGAGACTGAAGAGCAATCAGCGAAGAACTCCCAGAACCGCTTGAGCGACCGTGGTGGACTAGGTGTTTATGTCCACAACCTCGATGCTTGCAGTATGTCCTCTAAGGAGGATCAACTT GTTGcggcaaatgacggtaatcccgccGATTATCTCGATgtctga